In the Thermococcus sp. genome, one interval contains:
- a CDS encoding ubiquitin-like small modifier protein 1, whose amino-acid sequence MKVTVRYFARYRSLVGKSEEELEVPDEITVGGLIEILKERHPALKNEVFAEDDDLADVNVSRNGRYVRFDEVLRDGDVVAIFPPVSGG is encoded by the coding sequence ATGAAGGTTACCGTTCGCTACTTCGCGCGCTACCGCTCCCTCGTTGGCAAAAGCGAGGAGGAACTTGAGGTCCCAGACGAAATAACAGTCGGCGGGCTTATAGAGATTCTGAAGGAGAGGCATCCAGCTCTCAAGAACGAGGTCTTCGCCGAGGACGATGATCTGGCAGACGTCAATGTCTCCAGAAACGGGCGCTACGTCCGCTTCGACGAGGTTCTCCGTGATGGAGACGTCGTTGCTATATTCCCCCCCGTGAGCGGTGGTTGA
- a CDS encoding ThiF family adenylyltransferase, with amino-acid sequence MLSERELERYDRQVMIFGREGQEKLKNSKVAVVGVGGLGSPVAYYLAAAGIGTLLLIDEQKPELSNLNRQILHWGEDLGRNPKPISAKWKLERFNSDVKIETFVGKLTAENIDEVLDGVDVIVDCLDNFATRFLLDDYAHRKRIPLVHGAVEGTFGQVTTVVPGLTKSLHEIFGVVKEKSGKFPIIGATAGVVGSIQVMEVLKLLTGIGEPLTNRLLIIDLAYNTFDVVELR; translated from the coding sequence ATGCTGAGTGAGAGAGAGCTTGAGCGCTACGACAGGCAGGTCATGATCTTTGGACGGGAGGGCCAGGAGAAGCTGAAGAACTCGAAGGTGGCCGTTGTCGGTGTCGGCGGCCTTGGAAGTCCTGTCGCATACTACCTGGCCGCCGCTGGAATCGGCACGCTCCTCCTTATAGATGAGCAAAAGCCGGAACTCAGCAACCTCAACAGGCAGATACTCCATTGGGGGGAAGATTTGGGTAGAAACCCCAAGCCCATCTCCGCGAAGTGGAAGCTGGAGCGCTTCAATTCGGATGTAAAAATCGAGACCTTCGTTGGAAAACTCACCGCCGAGAACATCGATGAAGTCCTTGATGGCGTTGACGTAATCGTCGACTGCCTCGATAACTTTGCCACGCGCTTTCTGCTCGATGACTACGCCCACAGGAAGAGAATTCCTCTCGTCCACGGCGCGGTTGAGGGAACGTTCGGCCAGGTTACGACGGTAGTCCCTGGCCTCACGAAGTCCCTCCACGAGATCTTCGGTGTGGTTAAGGAAAAAAGCGGGAAGTTCCCCATTATTGGGGCGACCGCTGGCGTCGTAGGCTCCATCCAGGTCATGGAGGTTCTTAAGCTCCTCACGGGCATCGGTGAGCCTCTGACCAACAGGCTCCTGATAATCGACCTCGCCTACAACACCTTTGACGTCGTTGAACTCAGGTAG
- a CDS encoding molybdenum cofactor biosynthesis protein MoaE codes for MKVKLTSKPFDLNEALGHLLVPEAGAYVFFLGKVRSESHGRHVKKLIYEAYPDMAGEEMRRIREEALEKFPIIDMLIWHRYGEFGVGEDTILIIASAGHRKEAFEACSWAIDEVKKRVPVWKKEVTDGGTFWIEGDRVVHE; via the coding sequence ATGAAGGTGAAACTCACCTCGAAACCATTTGACCTCAACGAGGCACTGGGGCACCTCCTCGTTCCCGAGGCAGGAGCGTACGTTTTCTTCCTCGGTAAGGTAAGGAGTGAGAGTCACGGAAGGCATGTGAAGAAGCTCATATACGAGGCCTATCCCGATATGGCCGGGGAGGAGATGAGGCGCATAAGGGAGGAGGCACTGGAGAAGTTTCCCATCATCGACATGTTGATATGGCACCGTTACGGCGAGTTTGGGGTTGGTGAGGATACGATACTCATCATAGCCAGCGCTGGACACAGAAAGGAGGCCTTTGAGGCCTGTTCCTGGGCGATTGATGAGGTCAAGAAGCGCGTCCCTGTGTGGAAGAAGGAGGTAACCGATGGGGGAACCTTCTGGATAGAGGGAGACAGGGTAGTTCACGAATGA
- a CDS encoding SPASM domain-containing protein, protein MEKVVYESLTPVDSGTVPNIVAVSKPPWSNKSHCGKLERLILQLGAGKGRFSETTGIPRSIGCIGNNHFVLRREPMSVERVKELIREFKKADGGELWLTNYDSLDYLISIATYAVEIEVPEVYAVVLLDDIEMIEPIEGVRFIAELEYSEENVRRLEAHTWLHGALITVRGSNIEELKGLKISFPGEVYVDVLYPGSARKLDFNVIEIRRIFNPTTEKYHDCLAGTIAITADGYVLPCPLMRTFIVADAKLTGIKGILKKRRLKDFWKLTKDRIEACNTCPFRYICHDCRVLEFQATGEFDGMEYCPIFP, encoded by the coding sequence GTGGAGAAGGTCGTTTATGAATCACTCACTCCCGTTGATTCTGGTACGGTTCCCAACATCGTGGCCGTTTCAAAGCCCCCCTGGAGTAACAAGTCCCACTGTGGCAAGCTTGAGAGGCTTATCCTCCAGCTCGGTGCGGGGAAGGGCAGGTTCTCCGAGACGACTGGAATCCCCAGGTCGATAGGTTGTATAGGCAACAATCACTTCGTTCTTAGAAGGGAGCCGATGAGCGTCGAGCGCGTTAAAGAGCTGATTCGCGAGTTCAAAAAGGCTGATGGGGGGGAGCTTTGGCTCACGAACTACGACAGCCTTGACTACCTCATCTCGATAGCAACTTACGCGGTTGAGATCGAGGTTCCGGAGGTTTACGCGGTTGTTCTCCTCGATGATATCGAGATGATTGAACCCATTGAGGGTGTCAGGTTCATTGCAGAGCTTGAGTACTCGGAGGAAAACGTGCGTAGGCTTGAGGCCCACACTTGGCTCCACGGCGCGCTGATAACAGTCAGGGGTTCAAACATCGAGGAGCTTAAGGGCCTCAAGATCAGCTTTCCGGGGGAGGTATACGTGGACGTCCTCTATCCCGGCTCCGCTAGAAAGCTCGACTTCAATGTCATAGAGATCCGCAGGATATTTAACCCGACAACGGAGAAGTACCACGACTGCCTCGCTGGAACCATCGCGATAACGGCCGACGGCTACGTCCTCCCATGTCCTCTAATGCGCACCTTCATTGTCGCCGACGCGAAATTAACGGGCATAAAGGGCATTCTCAAAAAGAGGCGCCTCAAGGACTTCTGGAAGCTCACCAAGGACAGGATAGAGGCCTGCAATACCTGCCCCTTCCGCTACATCTGCCATGACTGTCGCGTCCTTGAGTTCCAGGCGACCGGTGAGTTCGACGGCATGGAGTACTGTCCCATATTTCCCTAA
- a CDS encoding Lrp/AsnC family transcriptional regulator, whose product MQGPVEEELEFLVKVLERYPLDSLRKIAEKEGINYYRLKRLYDRYYGKYLHVSAVLSLRRMGLRSFVGFLSVPSDRLMEVAARMVQNPFISYANPAFGFKNGLSVIFLVPDDQRELAGKMLEKYSNDYEYYEARAYPYNGNDNFGRWNLDYDYAVLIGILKANARTPITEIARKLGKSRPTVRYMINRLIDEGIISGFSAYFDVNVHDRAVIGLTQHLNEEVLERFEEHEISVAVLPGYGYFLEWYFSSKEDLGSKILEFSNYVEKLIIEYFDPAFKEINDRNMRTRYERMARKDGKGWRSILEF is encoded by the coding sequence ATGCAGGGTCCGGTTGAGGAGGAGCTGGAATTTCTAGTCAAAGTACTCGAGAGATACCCCCTCGACAGCCTGAGAAAGATAGCGGAGAAAGAGGGGATAAATTATTACAGGTTGAAGAGGCTCTACGACAGGTATTACGGCAAGTACCTCCACGTGAGCGCGGTTCTAAGCCTGAGGCGGATGGGGTTACGGAGCTTCGTCGGTTTTCTGAGTGTCCCCTCTGACAGGCTTATGGAAGTGGCCGCCAGAATGGTACAGAACCCGTTCATAAGCTACGCCAACCCAGCGTTCGGCTTTAAAAACGGCTTGTCCGTGATATTCCTCGTTCCCGACGACCAGAGAGAGCTTGCCGGAAAGATGCTCGAGAAATACTCCAATGACTACGAGTACTACGAGGCAAGGGCATATCCCTATAATGGCAACGACAACTTCGGAAGATGGAACCTCGACTACGACTACGCGGTTCTCATCGGAATCCTTAAGGCGAACGCGAGAACTCCCATAACGGAGATAGCCAGAAAACTCGGAAAGAGCAGACCGACGGTGAGGTACATGATAAACAGGCTGATAGATGAAGGAATAATCAGCGGCTTCAGCGCCTACTTCGACGTGAACGTCCACGATAGGGCGGTTATAGGATTAACCCAACACCTGAACGAGGAGGTTCTAGAGCGGTTTGAAGAGCACGAGATAAGCGTGGCGGTGCTCCCAGGATACGGTTATTTTCTGGAGTGGTACTTCTCCTCGAAAGAAGACTTGGGGAGTAAGATTCTAGAGTTCAGCAACTACGTGGAGAAGCTCATCATTGAGTACTTCGATCCAGCGTTCAAGGAGATAAACGACAGGAACATGAGAACGAGATATGAAAGGATGGCAAGGAAAGACGGAAAAGGCTGGCGCTCCATCCTTGAATTTTAG
- a CDS encoding adenosine-specific kinase, with translation MVKIEVVDIEKPEGVEVIVGQGNFSIFTVDDLAKTLLTTVPGIKFGIGMNEAKPQLTRFAGNDEELEQLAAKNALKIGAGHVFVILMKNAFPINVLNAVKNHPAVAMIYGASENPFQVIVAETDLGRGVLGVVDGKAANMVEDDELKKERRGLVERIGYRFD, from the coding sequence ATGGTGAAGATAGAGGTCGTTGATATAGAGAAGCCCGAGGGGGTTGAGGTTATAGTTGGGCAGGGCAACTTCTCGATATTCACCGTCGATGACCTTGCAAAGACGCTTCTCACGACGGTTCCCGGCATAAAGTTCGGAATCGGGATGAACGAGGCAAAGCCGCAGCTCACCCGTTTCGCCGGAAACGATGAGGAACTCGAACAACTCGCCGCAAAGAACGCCCTCAAGATAGGGGCGGGTCACGTCTTCGTCATCTTAATGAAGAATGCCTTCCCTATAAACGTTCTGAACGCCGTCAAAAACCACCCCGCGGTGGCTATGATCTACGGGGCCAGCGAGAACCCCTTCCAGGTGATAGTCGCCGAGACCGACCTTGGAAGGGGTGTCCTTGGTGTGGTGGACGGAAAGGCCGCCAACATGGTTGAAGACGATGAACTCAAGAAGGAGAGGCGTGGGCTCGTCGAGAGGATAGGCTACAGGTTCGACTGA
- a CDS encoding XTP/dITP diphosphatase, giving the protein MRLAFITSNPGKVEEAKKYFESLGVEVYQLRFSYPEIQADTLEEVAEYGAEWLSGRVNGPFFLDDSGLFINALKGFPGVYSAYAYKTLGMDGILRLLEKERDRSAYFKSVIAYWDGTLHLFTGRVDGEIITEKRGSNGFGFDPVFRPSGFDKTFAEMTTEEKNKISHRGRALEAFAEWLKENLK; this is encoded by the coding sequence ATGAGATTGGCATTCATCACATCAAACCCCGGCAAGGTGGAAGAGGCTAAGAAGTACTTTGAATCCCTTGGAGTTGAGGTTTACCAGCTCCGCTTTTCCTATCCAGAGATACAGGCGGACACGCTTGAGGAGGTTGCCGAATACGGTGCGGAATGGCTCTCCGGGAGGGTAAATGGTCCCTTCTTCCTCGACGACTCCGGACTCTTCATCAACGCCCTCAAAGGTTTTCCGGGCGTTTACTCTGCCTACGCTTACAAAACCCTGGGTATGGATGGCATCTTGAGGCTCTTGGAGAAAGAGAGGGACAGGAGTGCCTACTTCAAGAGCGTCATCGCCTACTGGGACGGGACACTTCACCTCTTCACTGGCAGGGTTGATGGGGAGATCATAACTGAAAAGCGCGGAAGTAACGGTTTTGGGTTCGACCCGGTTTTCAGGCCGTCGGGATTTGATAAAACTTTCGCCGAAATGACAACGGAGGAGAAAAACAAGATATCGCATCGAGGAAGGGCTTTAGAAGCCTTCGCAGAGTGGCTAAAGGAAAACCTTAAATAA
- a CDS encoding Lrp/AsnC family transcriptional regulator yields the protein MSGSLDNIDARLLRELKENARENIASLSKKLGIPRTTVHYRIKKLVEEGVIEKFTVKPNYKKLNLGTTAFILARYDPDSGLNQREVAERIAALDGVYEVHIIAGEWDLLIKVRAPSSEEVGEIVVDRLREIRGIGQTVTMVSFVTVKEEL from the coding sequence ATGTCAGGTTCGCTTGATAACATCGATGCCCGATTGTTGAGGGAGCTTAAGGAGAACGCGAGGGAGAACATAGCCAGCCTGAGCAAGAAGCTCGGCATACCTAGGACGACCGTCCACTACCGCATCAAGAAGCTTGTTGAGGAAGGTGTGATAGAGAAGTTCACGGTCAAGCCCAACTACAAGAAGCTCAACCTTGGCACTACGGCCTTTATATTAGCACGCTACGACCCGGATTCGGGCCTCAACCAGAGGGAGGTGGCCGAGAGGATAGCGGCTCTCGACGGCGTCTATGAAGTGCACATAATAGCAGGTGAGTGGGATCTGCTCATAAAGGTCCGCGCCCCCAGCTCTGAGGAGGTGGGCGAGATAGTCGTTGACAGGCTCAGGGAGATAAGGGGAATCGGGCAGACGGTCACAATGGTGTCCTTTGTCACGGTTAAGGAGGAGTTATAA
- a CDS encoding radical SAM protein, which translates to MTGRKKLKIYIPGIKFPSISVTGNACALNCAHCGRHYLEGMRKPERGELLSYCLDLAKNGYIGCLLSGGMDGRLKVPLDLYAEEIKEIKRRTNLKLNAHVGFIDESDLGWVKYVDVVSLDFVGDDGVIKRVYKIDKTVKDYLKILDLLTEKGIRIAPHITIGLDFGRIHWEYKAIDMLAEYPIDVLVLDVFIPTKGTEMENVPKPGVEESLDVVKYARNHFDGEVSIGCMRPLGRWRLDFDRGAVLAGVDRLTNPPRKIVEWAKTVRDVEVIYECCVM; encoded by the coding sequence ATGACAGGACGAAAAAAGCTCAAAATCTACATTCCAGGCATTAAGTTCCCCTCCATCTCAGTCACAGGCAACGCCTGCGCCTTAAACTGCGCCCACTGTGGGAGACACTACCTTGAGGGGATGAGGAAGCCCGAACGGGGAGAACTCTTGAGTTACTGCCTCGACCTCGCTAAAAACGGCTACATCGGCTGTCTCCTCAGTGGTGGAATGGACGGCAGGCTGAAGGTTCCCCTCGACCTCTACGCCGAGGAAATAAAGGAGATAAAGAGGAGAACGAACCTCAAGCTCAACGCCCACGTCGGCTTCATAGACGAAAGCGACCTGGGGTGGGTGAAGTACGTCGACGTTGTCTCCCTCGACTTCGTGGGTGACGACGGCGTGATAAAGCGCGTTTACAAGATAGACAAGACCGTGAAGGACTACCTCAAAATCCTCGATCTCCTCACCGAGAAGGGGATTAGAATCGCCCCCCACATTACGATAGGCCTCGACTTCGGGAGGATTCACTGGGAGTACAAAGCGATAGACATGCTGGCGGAATACCCCATAGATGTCCTCGTACTCGATGTGTTCATCCCAACGAAGGGAACCGAGATGGAAAACGTCCCAAAACCGGGCGTGGAAGAGAGCCTTGACGTGGTAAAGTATGCCCGCAATCACTTTGACGGAGAGGTAAGCATCGGCTGCATGCGACCGCTCGGGAGGTGGAGGCTCGACTTCGACAGGGGGGCGGTTTTAGCGGGCGTCGACAGGCTCACAAACCCGCCGAGGAAAATCGTAGAATGGGCAAAAACGGTGAGGGACGTGGAGGTAATCTACGAGTGCTGCGTTATGTAG
- a CDS encoding MMPL family transporter, which yields MTANLTGILYSTAVQTDEGFGRLLNMTYTLDNTTEMVKNGLAGAAEGYLALRQNFTALYKQTVLLRSALNQTDAAYVALHENLTSTAKMLKSLNSTLVSLNSGLYALNSTYGKAYMGAIAVHRALMMSGAYDKGLTAAEAEKIANITKTTPEFVYAVFNSIQPVYSKAGSQAITDPFLANVTEGIVKAGSPAEQLPLVEAYGRAFYLGINAFDKKVGSEYALQNMAAEQLEDAVSGIATSALQKLPGVIAQSNQTVEVEGFGRLNARSFSGIVETAISLGPNPSTEAVENATVEVALSLMDNSTNNPISKFPNAREVLKELLKNGPTVELEKNILLSSMGRSLPGNAFKFVPLIVDTVFKYDRNVTGVLSKNPVVLENATISILKGITAQMDLSVDEKILTEIYESSGNAEVLNGIAIEILKARTAEELLTAGVPNAGEIADLIVKTATKDPEGVINGTNVEDATVKVASAMAAGMGGNTSFNVSEIVRKLYGGVNPRGLAESLFLRGAEEKMEGTSAAVLEEFKALIMNLTKAVVKNYPMSDEEIEKLVKESVKAFLTSSRANPYGMEMTFNTSKLADIAFRFKDNPEGITRGDVKPLAEELFPTVYARSETYLKMLKSNNNTTMLITFVPRGRPGPGDDIYRYRAGNATRVEEIALGEFRRYFPDVDGALGGTVIQSHEMTEYGQRDNSTTTKASMIAALIVLFILMGMALLATFLPFTGVATSALTALGIAYLLAKGGILNVGSWAQMLTITTALGLGIDYSTYYVHRFREYIAEGYEHEKAVAEALRRAKDAVLASASTDIIAFASFTLAWEFPIFQQMGIIAPLAVVVLLASLTFIPAITALIGDKNWFWWPRSVRHLRTMDVDERSRIAEWMIKHARVVLLIALLIAAPATYTFVTFKGTHDMSLFLPENSNTLKFITLSEEKLGASLTSPNYVIIEFNCKVTDNDLKLVDEITAHIASMKGVKAVYSPTRPYGEPVGNLTLSSIKALGGDRFISSKGDKVLIQVETDYGSTGNAAREFVKALRSYVRELAEKNPQIKAGLVGGGAALSMDLTNRINDIFWHRIIPVALVLMFLSLIPTLKGLPAVASTMTTIFLGVMTSIWISTWLFERVFGQQVMWFLPLMVFVVLMGVGIDYNSFYLVKARDEFERRKPDESLIVAAGTMDKLVIGLSVVLASTYGALMLSSTWGTREIGFALAAGILLTATMAVYFIGPAFMSLFGKKAWWPLFREHKEAKK from the coding sequence TCTACTCAACGGCGGTGCAGACGGATGAAGGGTTTGGAAGGCTCCTCAACATGACGTATACGCTCGACAACACGACCGAGATGGTGAAGAACGGCCTCGCCGGCGCGGCAGAGGGCTATCTGGCTCTAAGGCAGAACTTCACGGCTCTCTACAAACAGACCGTCCTCCTGAGGAGTGCATTGAACCAAACGGATGCGGCTTACGTTGCCCTTCACGAGAACCTCACTTCAACCGCGAAAATGCTCAAATCGCTGAACTCCACTTTGGTGAGCCTCAACTCCGGCCTCTACGCTCTCAACTCAACCTACGGAAAGGCGTACATGGGGGCAATAGCGGTTCACAGAGCTTTAATGATGAGCGGGGCCTACGACAAGGGTTTAACAGCAGCGGAAGCCGAGAAGATAGCCAACATAACGAAAACAACCCCCGAGTTTGTATACGCCGTCTTCAACTCGATTCAGCCGGTTTACTCCAAAGCGGGAAGCCAAGCCATCACCGACCCGTTCCTAGCCAACGTTACGGAAGGCATTGTAAAGGCAGGCTCACCCGCAGAGCAGCTTCCCCTCGTTGAGGCCTATGGAAGGGCCTTCTACCTCGGGATCAACGCCTTCGACAAGAAGGTAGGAAGCGAGTATGCCCTCCAGAACATGGCCGCCGAACAGCTTGAGGATGCAGTTTCAGGGATAGCGACCTCGGCACTCCAGAAACTCCCTGGGGTAATAGCCCAGAGCAACCAGACGGTCGAGGTTGAGGGCTTTGGCAGACTCAACGCGAGGAGCTTTTCGGGAATAGTTGAAACTGCAATCTCGCTCGGGCCTAATCCAAGCACAGAGGCCGTTGAGAACGCCACGGTTGAGGTTGCGCTCTCGCTCATGGACAACTCCACAAACAACCCCATCTCAAAGTTCCCAAACGCGAGGGAAGTCCTGAAGGAGCTTTTGAAGAATGGCCCGACAGTCGAGCTTGAGAAAAACATCCTCCTCTCGAGCATGGGTAGAAGCCTCCCCGGGAATGCCTTCAAATTTGTCCCCCTCATCGTTGACACCGTCTTTAAATACGACAGAAACGTCACAGGGGTTCTCTCAAAGAACCCGGTGGTTCTTGAAAACGCCACGATCTCAATCCTAAAGGGGATAACCGCCCAGATGGACCTAAGCGTTGACGAAAAGATACTCACTGAAATATACGAGAGTAGTGGGAACGCGGAGGTTCTCAACGGGATTGCCATCGAGATACTCAAGGCCAGAACAGCTGAGGAGCTATTAACGGCTGGAGTTCCGAACGCCGGAGAAATAGCCGATCTCATCGTCAAAACCGCCACCAAAGACCCGGAGGGGGTAATAAACGGCACAAATGTTGAGGACGCAACGGTTAAGGTTGCCTCAGCCATGGCCGCAGGGATGGGGGGCAATACCAGCTTTAACGTGTCGGAAATTGTGAGGAAACTCTACGGGGGGGTCAACCCCAGGGGGCTGGCAGAGAGCCTCTTCCTCAGAGGGGCCGAGGAAAAGATGGAAGGAACTAGCGCGGCCGTTTTGGAGGAGTTCAAGGCCCTCATTATGAACCTGACAAAGGCAGTGGTAAAGAACTACCCAATGAGTGATGAGGAGATAGAGAAGCTCGTCAAGGAGTCGGTAAAGGCCTTCCTCACATCCAGCAGAGCCAATCCCTACGGCATGGAGATGACCTTCAACACCTCAAAGCTCGCTGATATTGCCTTCCGCTTCAAGGATAATCCCGAGGGGATAACCCGGGGAGACGTTAAACCACTGGCGGAGGAGCTGTTCCCAACGGTGTACGCGAGGTCCGAGACATACCTTAAAATGTTGAAGAGCAACAACAACACCACGATGCTCATAACCTTCGTTCCGCGCGGAAGGCCCGGACCTGGCGACGACATTTACAGATACAGGGCAGGAAATGCGACGCGCGTGGAGGAGATAGCCCTTGGGGAGTTCAGGAGGTACTTCCCTGACGTTGATGGCGCCCTCGGGGGAACCGTCATCCAATCACACGAGATGACCGAGTACGGCCAGAGGGACAACAGCACGACGACGAAGGCAAGCATGATTGCCGCTCTCATCGTACTCTTCATCCTCATGGGGATGGCCCTCCTCGCGACGTTCCTTCCCTTCACAGGCGTTGCAACCTCCGCTCTGACGGCCCTCGGAATAGCCTACCTTCTAGCAAAGGGCGGAATCCTAAACGTCGGAAGCTGGGCGCAGATGCTCACCATAACGACCGCCCTCGGCCTAGGGATAGACTATTCGACATACTACGTCCACCGCTTCAGGGAGTACATTGCAGAGGGCTACGAGCACGAAAAAGCCGTTGCAGAAGCACTGAGAAGGGCCAAGGATGCAGTCCTTGCGAGTGCCTCAACTGACATCATAGCCTTCGCCAGCTTCACCCTCGCCTGGGAGTTCCCGATATTCCAGCAGATGGGAATAATAGCCCCCTTAGCCGTGGTGGTGCTCCTCGCGAGCCTCACCTTCATCCCGGCGATAACAGCCCTGATAGGGGATAAGAACTGGTTCTGGTGGCCACGGAGCGTGAGGCACCTGAGGACGATGGACGTCGACGAGCGGAGCAGGATCGCGGAGTGGATGATCAAACACGCCAGGGTTGTCCTCCTGATAGCGCTCCTCATAGCGGCACCGGCAACATACACTTTCGTGACATTCAAGGGGACCCACGACATGAGCCTCTTCCTCCCTGAGAACAGCAACACCCTCAAGTTCATAACGCTAAGCGAGGAGAAACTTGGGGCTTCGCTTACCTCTCCAAACTACGTGATAATCGAGTTCAACTGTAAGGTAACTGACAACGACCTCAAACTCGTGGATGAGATAACGGCACACATAGCTTCAATGAAGGGGGTTAAGGCAGTTTATTCACCGACGAGGCCCTACGGAGAACCGGTCGGCAACCTGACTCTCTCCTCAATAAAAGCCCTCGGAGGCGACAGGTTCATATCCTCGAAGGGCGACAAGGTGCTCATCCAAGTTGAGACCGACTACGGTTCCACTGGAAACGCTGCAAGGGAGTTCGTTAAGGCCCTCAGAAGCTACGTAAGGGAGCTGGCAGAGAAGAACCCACAGATAAAAGCCGGCCTCGTTGGAGGTGGTGCCGCACTCTCAATGGACTTAACCAACAGGATAAATGACATCTTCTGGCACAGGATAATCCCAGTGGCCCTAGTCCTGATGTTCCTGTCCCTCATACCTACACTCAAGGGGCTACCAGCAGTGGCTTCGACGATGACCACTATATTCCTCGGAGTCATGACGAGCATCTGGATCTCGACGTGGCTCTTCGAAAGGGTCTTTGGACAGCAGGTCATGTGGTTCCTCCCGCTGATGGTATTCGTCGTGCTCATGGGCGTCGGCATAGACTACAACAGCTTCTATCTCGTGAAGGCAAGGGACGAGTTCGAGCGCAGGAAGCCGGACGAGTCACTCATCGTCGCCGCTGGAACAATGGACAAGCTCGTCATAGGGCTCTCGGTGGTTCTGGCGAGTACCTACGGGGCATTGATGCTCAGCAGTACCTGGGGAACGAGGGAGATAGGCTTTGCCCTCGCGGCGGGCATACTCCTGACGGCAACCATGGCTGTTTATTTCATAGGACCTGCCTTCATGAGCCTCTTTGGGAAGAAGGCCTGGTGGCCACTATTCAGGGAGCACAAGGAAGCCAAGAAGTGA